Proteins encoded by one window of Nicotiana tabacum cultivar K326 chromosome 10, ASM71507v2, whole genome shotgun sequence:
- the LOC107781126 gene encoding 1-aminocyclopropane-1-carboxylate oxidase (The RefSeq protein has 5 substitutions compared to this genomic sequence), translating into MENFPIINLEKLNGSERADTMEMIKDACENWGFFELVNHGIPHEVMDTVEKMTKGHYKKCMEQRFKELVASKGLEAVQAEVTDLDWESTFFLRHLPVSNICEVPDLDDQYREVMRDFAQRLEKLAEELLDLLCENLGLEKGYLKKIFYGTQGPNFGAKVSNYPPCPQPDLIKGLRAHTDAGGIILLFQDDKVSGLQLLKDGQWIDVPPMRHSIVVNLGDQLEVITNGKYKSVMHRVITQTDGTRMSLASFYNPGSDAVIFPAPTLVEKEAEESKAIYPKFVFDDNMKLYAGLKFQAKEPRFEAMIKAMETVKSDPVATA; encoded by the exons ATGGAGAACTTCCCAATTATCAACTTGGAAAAGCTCAATGGTTCTGAGAGAGCTGACACCATGGAAATGATTAAGGATGCTTGTGAGAACTGGGGCTTCTTTGAG TTGGTGAACCATGGGATTCCACATGAAGTAATGGATACAGTGGAGAAAATGACAAAGGGACATTACAAGAAGTGCATGGAACAGAGATTTAAAGAATTGGTGGCCAGCAAAGGTCTTGAAGCTGTGCAAGCTGAGGTTACTGATTTGGATTGGGAAAGCACTTTCTTTTTACGCCATCTTCCTGTTTCTAACATTTGTGAAGTACCTGATCTCGATGATCAATACAG GGAAGTAATGAGAGATTTTGCTAAAAGATTAGAAAAATTGGCAGAGGAGTTACTGGACTTGCTATGTGAAAATCTTGGCCTTGAAAAAGGCTACCTGAAAAAAATCTTTTATGGGACAAAAGGTCCCAATTTTGGAACTAAGGTTAGCAACTATCCACCATGTCCAAAACCAGATTTGATAAAGGGTCTGCGCGCCCACACAGATGCTGGTGGCATAATCCTTCTCTTCCAAGATGACAAAGTAAGCGGCCTTCAACTCCTCAAAGACGGCCAATGGATCGATGTTCCTCCCATGCGCCACTCTATTGTGGTTAACCTTGGCGACCAACTTGAG GTGATCACCAATGGGAAATACAAGAGTGTGATGCACAGAGTGATTACACAAACAGACGGGACTCGGATGTCATTAGCTTCATTTTATAATCCAGGAAGTGATGCAGTAATATTTCCAGCACCAACTTTAGTTGAGAAAGAGGCAGAGGAAAGTAAAGCAATTTATCCAAAGTTTGTGTTTGATGATTATATGAAGTTATATGCTGGACTCAAGTTTCAAGCCAAAGAGCCAAGGTTTGAAGCCATGATCAAGGCCATGGAAACTGTGAAAAGTGATCCAGTTGCAACTGCTTAA